Proteins encoded within one genomic window of Glycine soja cultivar W05 chromosome 1, ASM419377v2, whole genome shotgun sequence:
- the LOC114413601 gene encoding UDP-glycosyltransferase 83A1-like encodes MGIPTVLALPYPAQGHVNPLMTLSQKLVEHGCKVFFVNTDFDHKRVVSSMVEQQDHSLDESLLKLVSIPDGLGPDDDRNDLSKLCDSLLNNMPAMLEKLMIEDIHFKGDNRISLIVADVCMGWALDVGSKLGIKGALLCPSSAAFFALLYNVPRLIDDGIIDSDGGLRITTQRTIQISQGMPEMDPRELSWLNMGNTINGKIVLNYLMQYTQRLNMTEWWLCNTTYELEHAPLSSIPKLVPIGPLLRSYGDTIATAKTIGQYWEEDLSCMSWLDQQPHGSVLYVAFGSFTHFDQNQFNELALGLDLTNRPFLWVVHQDNKRVYPNEFLACKGKIVSWAPQQKVLSHPAIACFVTHCGWNSTIEGVSNGLPLLCGHILETKYVTKRTFVMS; translated from the exons ATGGGCATTCCAACTGTGCTAGCTTTACCTTATCCAGCACAAGGTCATGTCAATCCCCTGATGACTCTCTCACAGAAGTTGGTTGAGCATGGATGCAAAGTCTTTTTTGTGAACACAGACTTCGACCACAAGCGAGTGGTGAGTTCCATGGTGGAGCAACAAGATCATAGCCTTGACGAATCACTACTGAAGTTGGTCTCAATCCCTGATGGTTTAGGACCTGATGATGATAGAAACGATTTGAGCAAGTTATGTGATTCTTTGCTGAACAACATGCCTGCTATGCTTGAGAAGCTCATGATAGAGGATATTCACTTCAAAGGTGACAATAGAATCAGCCTTATTGTTGCGGATGTGTGCATGGGATGGGCGTTGGATGTTGGGAGTAAATTGGGAATCAAAGGAGCCCTGTTGTGCCCTTCATCAGCAGCTTTTTTTGCCCTGCTGTACAACGTCCCTAGGCTTATTGATGATGGGATCATAGATTCTGATGGTG GATTAAGAATAACTACTCAAAGGACAATTCAGATATCACAAGGTATGCCTGAGATGGACCCGAGAGAGCTTTCTTGGTTGAATATGGGTAACACCATAAATGGTAAGATAGTACTCAATTATCTGATGCAGTATACACAGAGATTGAATATGACAGAATGGTGGCTTTGCAACACCACATATGAACTTGAACATGCGCCATTATCATCTATTCCTAAGCTTGTACCAATTGGTCCATTGCTGAGAAGTTATGGTGATACAATTGCAACTGCAAAAACAATCGGACAATATTGGGAAGAAGATCTATCCTGCATGAGTTGGCTTGATCAACAACCTCATGGTTCTGTCTTGTATGTTGCCTTTGGTAGTTTCACTCATTTTGACCAAAACCAATTCAATGAACTAGCTCTTGGACTTGACCTCACCAATAGACCTTTTCTTTGGGTTGTGCATCAAGACAATAAGAGGGTATACCCTAATGAATTCTTGGCGTGTAAAGGTAAGATTGTGAGTTGGGCTCCTCAACAAAAGGTGCTAAGCCACCCTGCTATAGCATGTTTTGTCACCCATTGTG